The Streptomyces sp. DH-12 genome has a window encoding:
- a CDS encoding PP2C family protein-serine/threonine phosphatase: MLDISSRVRVHVETLPAAQNDMGVCDAFEQYVPAGRPDAMNAPHPPKVAGIDSTVPAPAHTVAPATGATPSAAAHSRNAPGALLQDRLAGWVSDLTTLHELTERLVRAGTLDAALEELLRAGAALVGARRGLVALEPADGRGPSTTVGFGLGRADLGHMETVPRGSLPHGRILDGLPGGDDGVAEPDLFAEKGLDPRHREVAARLGYAASYALPLATGSAGRIGAVVWLYDEPAEPAGRQRHLVGLYVRHAAEHLARLLELERTRASMATMTEELLPSRLPRVAGVQLAARHRTCPSGGGDWYDALPLPDAALGLAVGSVTGSGPSAVAAMGRLRASLRAYAVMEGEDPVAVLSDLELLLRLTEPARSATALFGYCEPAVRRITLAGAGHSPPLLLGERRTEFVETSVSAPLGMLACWEAPSVEVQAEAGDTVLLYTDGLLHRTGDPTDRAFARLHAAAAGVPRALRRDPGAVADHVLRAVLPEGTEDADTPEDVVLLAARFD; this comes from the coding sequence ATGCTGGACATCTCCTCACGAGTACGTGTACATGTGGAGACACTGCCGGCGGCGCAGAACGACATGGGGGTTTGCGATGCTTTCGAGCAGTACGTACCGGCCGGAAGGCCGGACGCCATGAACGCTCCGCACCCTCCGAAAGTGGCCGGAATCGACTCGACGGTCCCCGCCCCCGCACACACTGTCGCGCCCGCCACGGGCGCCACTCCGTCCGCCGCGGCACACTCCCGGAACGCCCCGGGCGCGCTGCTCCAGGACCGTCTCGCCGGCTGGGTCTCGGACCTCACGACCCTGCACGAACTGACCGAGCGCCTGGTCCGCGCCGGCACGCTCGACGCCGCGCTGGAGGAACTGCTGCGCGCGGGCGCCGCCCTGGTGGGCGCCCGGCGCGGGCTCGTCGCCCTGGAACCCGCCGACGGCCGGGGCCCGTCCACCACCGTCGGATTCGGGCTGGGCCGCGCCGACCTCGGCCACATGGAGACGGTGCCGCGCGGCTCACTGCCGCACGGCCGGATCCTCGACGGGCTGCCCGGCGGCGACGACGGCGTGGCCGAGCCCGATCTGTTCGCCGAGAAGGGGCTCGACCCCCGGCACCGCGAGGTCGCCGCCCGCCTCGGCTACGCCGCGAGCTACGCCCTCCCCCTCGCCACCGGCTCCGCCGGACGCATCGGCGCGGTCGTCTGGCTCTACGACGAGCCCGCCGAACCGGCCGGACGGCAGCGCCACCTCGTCGGCCTGTACGTCCGGCACGCCGCGGAGCATCTCGCCCGCCTCCTCGAGCTGGAGCGGACGCGCGCGTCGATGGCCACGATGACCGAGGAGCTGCTGCCGTCCCGCCTGCCGCGGGTGGCCGGCGTGCAGCTCGCCGCCCGCCACCGCACCTGCCCGAGCGGCGGCGGCGACTGGTACGACGCGCTGCCGCTGCCGGACGCCGCGCTCGGTCTCGCCGTCGGCTCCGTCACCGGCTCCGGGCCCAGCGCGGTCGCCGCGATGGGGCGGCTGCGGGCGTCGCTGCGGGCGTACGCCGTGATGGAGGGCGAGGACCCGGTCGCCGTCCTGTCCGACCTGGAGCTGCTGCTGCGGCTGACCGAGCCGGCCCGGTCGGCCACCGCGCTGTTCGGCTACTGCGAGCCGGCGGTGCGCCGGATCACCCTGGCCGGGGCCGGGCACAGCCCGCCGCTGCTGCTCGGCGAGCGCCGCACCGAGTTCGTGGAGACGTCCGTCTCCGCGCCGCTCGGGATGCTCGCCTGCTGGGAGGCGCCCAGCGTGGAGGTCCAGGCGGAGGCGGGCGACACGGTGCTGCTCTACACCGACGGGCTGCTGCACCGCACCGGCGACCCGACCGACCGCGCCTTCGCCCGGCTGCACGCCGCCGCGGCCGGGGTGCCTCGGGCGCTGCGCCGCGACCCCGGCGCCGTCGCCGACCACGTGCTGCGGGCGGTGCTCCCCGAGGGCACGGAGGACGCGGACACCCCGGAGGACGTGGTGCTGCTCGCGGCGCGCTTCGACTGA
- a CDS encoding bifunctional DNA primase/polymerase, translated as MREILGRRRRLLSRRGDEGPDLIGAALTFAAQWQWPVLPGVAADPQDGSRCACPDPECTVPGAHPFDPGLLAATTDVRMVRWWWTNRPTAPIVLATGGKAPCAVSLPALPAARALAALDRRGMRLGPVVASPSRWAVLVKPYSLEQLGELLYAKDFVPGSLRFHGEGGYLALPPSGTAQGGIRWERAPLPGSAAPWVPDVEAVVDAVVDALTRTGVSAPEM; from the coding sequence ATGCGCGAGATCCTCGGAAGGCGACGCAGGCTCCTGTCCCGGCGCGGTGACGAAGGGCCCGATCTGATCGGTGCGGCCCTGACCTTCGCCGCGCAATGGCAGTGGCCCGTCCTCCCCGGCGTGGCGGCCGACCCGCAGGACGGGTCCCGCTGTGCCTGCCCCGACCCGGAGTGCACGGTGCCGGGCGCCCACCCGTTCGACCCCGGCCTCCTCGCCGCCACCACCGACGTCCGGATGGTGCGCTGGTGGTGGACCAACCGGCCGACGGCGCCGATCGTGCTCGCCACCGGCGGCAAGGCCCCGTGCGCGGTGTCCCTGCCCGCCTTGCCGGCCGCCCGCGCGCTCGCCGCGCTGGACCGCCGGGGGATGCGGCTCGGCCCGGTCGTCGCCTCGCCCTCCCGCTGGGCGGTCCTCGTCAAGCCGTACTCCCTGGAGCAGTTGGGCGAGCTGCTGTACGCCAAGGACTTCGTCCCCGGATCGCTCCGCTTCCACGGCGAGGGCGGCTACCTGGCCCTGCCTCCGTCCGGCACCGCGCAGGGCGGGATCCGCTGGGAGCGGGCGCCGCTGCCCGGCTCCGCGGCGCCCTGGGTGCCCGATGTCGAGGCCGTGGTGGACGCGGTGGTCGACGCCCTGACCCGTACGGGTGTGAGCGCCCCCGAGATGTAG
- a CDS encoding DUF5926 family protein, with protein sequence MAKKRSQTKAKRPQLTDGQIPVVGAREPCPCGSGRRYKACHGRAAAQAVTELVHRPFEGLPGECDWVALRELVPAATVELTLKDGLPEGVPSVTLATVLPMAWPALRRDDGSVLLGLQNDTPSGDISRDLADTLQRALTADPGTPVQTRRAPADGPRLQDLLDPEGAFEPLVHDGFEFWVPDPENATPDVTASLERANAAAIPTVKLSGVDSAYWCETPEKNHLRWVMPHPEEQLLDALARLHAAGRSSLGEGTRLVGSFRAHGLTVPVWDLPSEVRAEDVEKPAAEFAERLADALATDAPLTADERRARGGLTNRQVTLS encoded by the coding sequence ATGGCCAAGAAGCGATCCCAGACGAAGGCCAAGCGCCCGCAGCTCACGGACGGGCAGATCCCGGTCGTCGGCGCCCGCGAGCCCTGCCCCTGCGGCAGCGGCCGCCGCTACAAGGCGTGTCACGGCCGTGCCGCCGCGCAGGCGGTGACCGAGCTGGTGCACCGTCCGTTCGAGGGCCTTCCGGGCGAGTGCGACTGGGTGGCGCTGCGCGAGCTGGTGCCGGCCGCGACCGTCGAGCTGACCCTGAAGGACGGCCTGCCCGAGGGCGTCCCGTCCGTCACGCTGGCCACGGTGCTCCCGATGGCCTGGCCGGCGCTGCGCCGCGACGACGGCTCGGTGCTGCTCGGCCTGCAGAACGACACCCCTTCCGGGGACATCAGCCGCGACCTCGCCGACACGCTGCAGCGCGCGCTGACCGCCGATCCCGGCACTCCGGTGCAGACCCGTCGCGCGCCCGCCGACGGCCCCCGGCTGCAGGACCTGCTCGACCCGGAGGGTGCTTTCGAGCCGTTGGTGCACGACGGGTTCGAGTTCTGGGTCCCGGACCCGGAGAACGCCACCCCGGACGTCACCGCCTCCCTGGAGCGGGCCAACGCGGCGGCCATCCCGACCGTCAAGCTGTCGGGCGTGGACTCCGCGTACTGGTGCGAGACGCCCGAGAAGAACCATCTGCGGTGGGTCATGCCGCACCCGGAGGAGCAGCTTCTGGACGCTCTCGCGCGGTTGCACGCGGCGGGCCGTTCCTCCCTCGGTGAGGGCACCCGCCTGGTGGGCTCCTTCCGCGCTCACGGGCTCACGGTGCCGGTCTGGGACCTGCCGAGCGAGGTCCGCGCGGAGGACGTGGAGAAGCCGGCCGCCGAGTTCGCCGAGCGGCTCGCCGACGCGCTGGCGACCGACGCTCCGCTCACCGCGGACGAGCGCCGGGCACGCGGCGGCCTGACGAACCGCCAGGTCACGCTGAGCTGA
- a CDS encoding ATP-binding protein: MRHRARTGRFPAQADGASTPWRGAKEVSGVALVVAQEVPTSSCMAVPHGPAGVGKARRRMRAQLRDGGVPESVIDDAVLILSELLSNACKHGRPLGDSLAGDGDVRAAWRVDPRGRLVVEVTDGGGPTRPAPATPSVTAHGGRGLNIISALSDDWGVRDEVPGEVTVWVVVHEDVHDPDAGSCHRREDFAARITAPPVSRITGLDFADVFDDLD, translated from the coding sequence GTGCGTCACCGCGCACGGACCGGCCGGTTTCCGGCTCAGGCCGATGGGGCATCCACACCGTGGCGTGGGGCGAAGGAGGTCTCGGGGGTGGCGTTGGTGGTGGCACAGGAGGTGCCCACGTCGTCGTGCATGGCCGTGCCCCATGGCCCTGCGGGCGTGGGGAAGGCAAGGCGCCGGATGCGCGCGCAACTGCGCGACGGAGGCGTGCCGGAATCGGTCATCGACGATGCCGTACTGATCCTTTCCGAGCTGTTGAGCAACGCGTGCAAACACGGCCGGCCCTTGGGCGACAGCCTGGCCGGGGACGGCGACGTGCGCGCGGCCTGGCGGGTGGACCCGCGCGGCCGGCTCGTCGTCGAGGTCACCGACGGGGGCGGCCCGACCCGCCCAGCGCCTGCCACCCCGTCGGTCACCGCGCACGGCGGCCGCGGGCTGAACATCATCTCGGCGCTCTCCGACGACTGGGGTGTGCGCGACGAGGTGCCCGGCGAGGTCACGGTGTGGGTGGTCGTCCACGAGGACGTGCACGATCCGGACGCCGGGAGCTGTCACCGCCGTGAGGACTTCGCCGCGCGGATCACCGCCCCGCCGGTCTCCCGCATCACGGGACTGGACTTCGCGGACGTCTTCGACGACTTGGACTGA
- a CDS encoding glycerophosphodiester phosphodiesterase, producing the protein MTHARQHLTRVVAHRGASEDAPEHTLAAYRKAIEDGADALECDVRLTADGHLVCVHDRRINRTSNGRGAVSALELSDLAALDFGSWKTRDAAGGPRVEEPDWEHRPEDREATSVLTLERLLELVADAGRRVELAIETKHPTRWAGQVEERLLLLLKRFGLDAPASREDSPVRVMSFSARSLHRVRAAAPTLPTVYLMQFVTPRLRDGRLPDGVDIAGPSIRILRSHPTYIERLRRTGRQVHVWTVDEPEDVDLCVSLGVDAIITNRPRAVLDRLGR; encoded by the coding sequence GTGACCCACGCACGACAGCACCTGACCCGAGTCGTCGCGCACCGCGGGGCCTCCGAGGACGCCCCTGAGCACACGCTGGCCGCGTACCGCAAGGCGATCGAGGACGGCGCGGACGCACTCGAATGCGACGTACGTCTCACCGCCGACGGACACCTGGTCTGCGTACACGACCGTCGCATCAACCGTACGTCGAACGGGCGCGGTGCGGTCTCCGCGCTCGAGCTGTCCGACCTCGCCGCCCTCGACTTCGGCTCCTGGAAGACCCGGGACGCGGCCGGCGGGCCCCGCGTCGAGGAGCCCGACTGGGAGCACCGCCCGGAGGACCGCGAGGCCACCTCCGTGCTCACCCTGGAGCGGCTGCTGGAGCTCGTCGCCGACGCCGGACGCCGGGTGGAGCTGGCGATCGAGACCAAGCACCCCACACGCTGGGCGGGCCAGGTCGAGGAACGGCTGCTGCTCCTGCTCAAGCGGTTCGGGCTGGACGCGCCCGCCTCCCGCGAGGACTCGCCGGTGCGCGTGATGAGCTTCTCCGCGCGCTCCCTGCACCGCGTGCGGGCCGCCGCCCCGACGCTGCCGACGGTCTACCTCATGCAGTTCGTCACACCGCGGCTGCGCGACGGCCGGCTGCCCGACGGCGTGGACATCGCGGGCCCGTCGATCCGCATCCTGCGCAGCCACCCCACGTACATCGAGCGTCTGCGGCGGACCGGCCGCCAAGTACACGTCTGGACGGTCGACGAGCCGGAGGACGTCGACCTGTGCGTGAGCCTCGGCGTGGACGCCATCATCACCAACCGGCCCCGCGCGGTGCTGGACCGGCTCGGCCGCTGA
- a CDS encoding trypsin-like peptidase domain-containing protein has product MSTENEGTAVPPAPSAPPPPADAPAASAPQGAHPGSAPAAGHPYGPPAPQTRQDAGAGESSSAPDPSWPPPPPPSTPAYGGDGGVGHGAAGQGGGAAGQGGGGWGSTYQQPAPKNGRRRGGLVAAVLVAALAAGGLGGGLGYTLARENDSGGSTTVSSTTSGGNVKRDPGTVAAVAAAALPSTVTIEAASSSGEGGTGTGFVFDKQGHIVTNNHVVADAVDGGNLSATFPDGKKYEAEVVGNAQGYDVAVIKLKKAPSDLKPLTLGNSDDVAVGDSTIAIGAPFGLSNTVTTGIISAKNRPVASSDGSGSKASYMSALQTDASINPGNSGGPLLDAQGNVIGINSAIQSTSNGGFGTGQAGSIGLGFAIPINQAKYVAQELIETGKPVYAKIGASVSLEDTTNGAKITEQGVGGTEPVDPGGPADKAGLKPGDVITKLDDRVIDSGPTLIGEIWTHKPGDEVTVTYERGGKEYTTELTLGSRVGDS; this is encoded by the coding sequence GTGAGCACCGAGAACGAGGGCACCGCGGTACCCCCGGCCCCGTCGGCTCCGCCGCCCCCGGCGGATGCTCCCGCTGCTTCCGCACCCCAGGGCGCACACCCGGGGTCGGCTCCGGCGGCCGGCCATCCCTACGGCCCCCCCGCCCCCCAGACGCGCCAGGACGCGGGGGCCGGTGAGTCGTCCTCCGCCCCCGACCCCTCCTGGCCGCCGCCCCCGCCGCCGTCCACCCCGGCGTACGGCGGCGACGGCGGTGTCGGACACGGCGCCGCGGGTCAGGGCGGTGGCGCCGCGGGTCAGGGCGGTGGCGGCTGGGGCTCCACGTACCAGCAGCCCGCGCCGAAGAACGGCCGCCGGCGCGGCGGCCTGGTCGCCGCGGTGCTGGTGGCCGCGCTGGCCGCGGGCGGCCTGGGCGGCGGCCTCGGCTACACGCTGGCCCGGGAGAACGACAGCGGCGGTTCGACGACCGTCTCGTCGACCACGAGCGGCGGCAACGTCAAGCGGGACCCGGGCACGGTCGCCGCGGTCGCGGCGGCGGCGCTGCCCAGCACGGTCACGATCGAGGCCGCGAGCAGCAGCGGCGAGGGCGGCACGGGCACGGGCTTCGTCTTCGACAAGCAGGGCCACATCGTCACCAACAACCACGTGGTGGCGGACGCCGTCGACGGCGGCAACCTCTCGGCGACCTTCCCGGACGGCAAGAAGTACGAGGCCGAGGTCGTCGGCAACGCGCAGGGGTACGACGTCGCCGTCATCAAGCTGAAGAAGGCGCCGTCGGACCTCAAACCGCTCACCCTGGGCAACTCCGACGACGTGGCGGTCGGTGACTCGACCATCGCCATCGGCGCGCCGTTCGGCCTGTCCAACACGGTGACCACGGGCATCATCAGCGCGAAGAACCGCCCGGTGGCCTCCAGCGACGGCAGCGGCAGCAAGGCCTCCTACATGAGCGCCCTGCAGACCGACGCGTCCATCAACCCGGGCAACTCCGGCGGCCCGCTGCTGGACGCGCAGGGCAACGTGATCGGCATCAACTCCGCGATCCAGTCGACCAGCAACGGCGGCTTCGGCACGGGCCAGGCCGGTTCGATCGGCCTCGGCTTCGCCATCCCGATCAACCAGGCCAAGTACGTCGCCCAGGAGCTGATCGAGACCGGCAAGCCGGTGTACGCCAAGATCGGCGCGTCGGTCTCCCTGGAGGACACCACCAACGGCGCGAAGATCACCGAGCAGGGCGTGGGCGGCACCGAGCCCGTCGACCCGGGCGGCCCCGCCGACAAGGCAGGACTGAAGCCCGGCGACGTCATCACCAAGCTCGACGACCGGGTCATCGACTCCGGCCCCACCCTGATCGGCGAGATCTGGACCCACAAGCCCGGCGACGAGGTCACGGTCACCTACGAACGCGGCGGCAAGGAGTACACCACGGAACTCACCCTGGGCTCCCGCGTGGGCGACAGCTGA
- a CDS encoding DUF4262 domain-containing protein, which translates to MDDSSCFCLLCAPPSDGPAWKERDGRIAASVSESGWHVMGVGAGDDEPGDWAYSIGLWHTLRSPEVCIFGLRVETMMPILNVAGGEIRNGRPLEAGQVRDDILNGCPVTVRPVHPSWYRDFFGAGIDYHQAPPLPVAQLFWPDREGRFPWDGQAEEYCRASQPLLWIPKEETGGPWARPGCG; encoded by the coding sequence GTGGACGACTCCTCCTGCTTCTGCCTCCTGTGCGCCCCTCCTTCGGACGGCCCGGCCTGGAAGGAACGTGATGGCCGCATAGCCGCAAGCGTGTCGGAGTCCGGCTGGCACGTGATGGGGGTCGGCGCCGGGGACGATGAGCCGGGGGACTGGGCTTACTCGATCGGCCTGTGGCACACCCTGCGCAGTCCTGAGGTTTGTATTTTCGGCCTGCGGGTCGAGACGATGATGCCCATCCTCAACGTCGCAGGCGGAGAGATCCGTAACGGCCGCCCGCTGGAAGCCGGCCAGGTGCGTGACGACATCCTGAACGGCTGCCCGGTGACCGTCCGGCCGGTCCACCCGAGTTGGTACCGGGACTTCTTCGGCGCCGGGATCGACTACCACCAGGCTCCTCCGCTTCCTGTCGCGCAGTTGTTCTGGCCGGACAGGGAAGGCCGCTTCCCCTGGGACGGCCAGGCCGAGGAATACTGCCGCGCGAGTCAGCCACTTCTGTGGATCCCGAAGGAGGAAACCGGCGGACCGTGGGCTCGTCCCGGCTGCGGCTGA
- a CDS encoding cold shock domain-containing protein: MVTATVREWHDEEGWGVLDCPETPGGCWGHYSHIQMKGYRSLSPGQQVDLQWEAPGFKQDGYDYRAVNIVPRPA; this comes from the coding sequence ATGGTGACTGCGACTGTCCGCGAGTGGCACGACGAGGAAGGGTGGGGCGTGCTCGACTGCCCGGAGACACCCGGCGGTTGTTGGGGCCACTACTCCCATATCCAGATGAAGGGCTACCGATCGCTGTCGCCGGGACAGCAGGTGGACCTCCAGTGGGAAGCCCCCGGCTTCAAGCAAGACGGGTACGACTACCGGGCGGTGAACATCGTGCCTCGGCCGGCCTGA
- a CDS encoding DinB family protein, giving the protein MTTTAPGAAGRVELIRWQFDLTWSLFEYHLERLEPEDFLWEPAPLCWTVRRSPEGTWVPDWADTEPDPVPVPTVAWVSWHIGWWWSVTLDHARGDRPRERTDIVWPGEGEPTVAWLRSLRTEWLACLDTLTDTDLDATAPFPWPDDPAHTKAHMLAWVNAELMKNAAEIGQLRMLRAAS; this is encoded by the coding sequence GTGACCACAACCGCCCCCGGCGCCGCCGGCCGGGTCGAGCTGATCCGCTGGCAGTTCGACCTGACCTGGTCCCTGTTCGAGTACCACCTGGAACGCCTGGAACCGGAGGACTTCCTCTGGGAGCCCGCCCCGCTCTGCTGGACGGTACGCCGGTCCCCCGAGGGCACCTGGGTCCCCGACTGGGCGGACACGGAACCGGACCCCGTTCCGGTGCCCACCGTCGCGTGGGTGAGCTGGCACATCGGCTGGTGGTGGAGCGTGACGCTGGACCACGCCCGCGGGGACCGCCCGCGCGAGCGGACCGACATCGTGTGGCCCGGCGAGGGCGAGCCCACGGTCGCCTGGCTCCGCTCCCTGCGCACGGAGTGGCTCGCCTGTCTCGACACCCTCACGGACACCGACCTGGACGCCACGGCCCCCTTCCCCTGGCCCGACGACCCGGCCCACACGAAGGCGCACATGCTCGCGTGGGTGAACGCGGAACTGATGAAGAACGCGGCGGAGATCGGCCAGCTCCGCATGCTGCGGGCGGCGTCATGA
- a CDS encoding bifunctional DNA primase/polymerase codes for MATTDRQATTLALAHALSAAERGLAVIPLSRTKLPALRSPHRDDPAHPPCHGECGRFGHGVYDATTDPARIRALFAAAPRATGYGIACGLPPYHLIGVDLDTKNGTDPGAALRTLASRHGFTVPPTVVVLTPSGGRHLWLSGPPDVVVPNSAGRLAPGIDIRGAGGYLVGPGSRTERGAYRAAPGTAHLAPAPCPPALLRLLLPPPRAHHPAPPSAGGHGQGLVQFVLGAHEGQRNTRLFWAACRAYEGGLTPELVEPLVDAARATGLSEREARATIASAARMTGH; via the coding sequence ATGGCCACCACCGACCGGCAGGCCACGACGCTGGCCCTCGCACACGCCCTGTCAGCCGCCGAACGCGGACTGGCCGTCATCCCGCTGTCCCGCACCAAGCTCCCGGCCCTGCGCTCCCCCCACCGCGACGACCCGGCCCACCCGCCCTGCCACGGCGAGTGCGGCCGCTTCGGCCACGGCGTGTACGACGCCACCACCGACCCGGCTCGGATCCGCGCCCTGTTCGCCGCCGCGCCCCGCGCGACCGGCTACGGCATCGCCTGCGGCCTGCCCCCGTACCACCTCATCGGCGTCGACCTGGACACCAAGAACGGCACCGACCCCGGCGCCGCCCTCCGAACCCTCGCCTCCCGGCACGGCTTCACCGTCCCGCCCACGGTGGTCGTCCTCACCCCGAGCGGCGGCCGCCACCTCTGGCTGAGCGGACCGCCCGACGTCGTCGTCCCCAACTCCGCCGGCCGTCTCGCCCCCGGCATCGACATCCGGGGCGCCGGCGGCTATCTCGTCGGCCCCGGCTCCCGTACGGAACGCGGCGCGTACCGGGCCGCGCCCGGCACCGCGCACCTGGCGCCCGCGCCCTGCCCGCCGGCCCTGCTGCGCCTGCTCCTGCCGCCGCCCCGCGCGCATCACCCCGCACCGCCGTCCGCCGGCGGACACGGCCAGGGCCTGGTGCAGTTCGTGCTCGGGGCGCACGAGGGCCAGCGCAACACCCGCCTGTTCTGGGCGGCCTGCCGCGCCTACGAAGGCGGCCTCACCCCCGAACTGGTGGAACCCCTCGTCGACGCGGCCCGCGCCACGGGCCTGTCCGAACGCGAGGCCCGCGCGACGATCGCGTCGGCCGCCCGCATGACCGGCCACTGA
- a CDS encoding SigE family RNA polymerase sigma factor: protein MTTPVCTSASNAAAPARQTLPYASFSSYMRARQPVLLRTARSLTGNPSDAEDLLQTALAKTYVAWERIEDHRALDGYVRRALVNTRTSQWRKRKVDEFACDELPEPDPVPGRDDPAEQQALRDAMWRAVMRLPARQRAMVVLRYYEDLSEAQTAEVLGVSVGTVKSAVSRALGKLREDAELGLVRN from the coding sequence ATGACCACACCCGTCTGCACCAGCGCTTCGAACGCCGCCGCCCCGGCGAGGCAGACCCTCCCGTACGCGTCGTTCTCGTCGTACATGAGGGCCCGCCAGCCGGTGCTCCTGCGGACCGCCCGGTCGCTGACCGGAAACCCCAGCGACGCGGAGGACCTGCTGCAGACCGCGCTCGCCAAGACGTACGTCGCCTGGGAGCGGATAGAGGACCACCGGGCGCTGGACGGCTACGTCCGCCGGGCGCTGGTGAACACGCGCACCTCGCAGTGGCGCAAGCGCAAGGTCGACGAGTTCGCCTGCGACGAGCTGCCCGAGCCGGACCCGGTGCCGGGCCGCGACGACCCCGCCGAGCAGCAGGCCCTGCGCGACGCGATGTGGCGGGCGGTCATGCGGCTGCCGGCCCGCCAGCGGGCGATGGTCGTGCTGCGGTACTACGAGGATCTCAGCGAGGCCCAGACGGCGGAGGTGCTCGGCGTCTCGGTCGGGACGGTGAAGTCCGCCGTGTCACGGGCGCTCGGCAAGCTCCGGGAGGACGCCGAGCTGGGACTTGTGAGGAATTGA
- a CDS encoding long-chain fatty acid--CoA ligase, translating to MLSTMQDVPLLISRILTHGSTIHGTSQVITWTGEGAQRRSYAEIGARAAQLAHALREDLGVTGDERVATLMWNNAEHVEAYFAIPSMGAVLHTLNLRLPAEQLAWIVNHAADRVVIVNGSLIPLIAPLLPHLRTVEHVVVSGPGDRAPLAGTHVQVHEYEELLAGQPVAYDWPELDERAAAAMCYTSGTTGDPKGVVYSHRSIYLHSMQVNMTQSMGLTDQDTSLVVVPQFHVNAWGLPHATFMSGVNMLMPDRFLQPVPLAEMIEGEKPTHAAAVPTIWQGLLAELTARPRDVSSLTQVTIGGSACPPSLMEAFDKLGMRVCHAWGMTETSPLGTIARPPAHAVGTDEEFAYRLTQGRFPAGVEARLTGPGGERLPWDGESAGELEVRGPWIAGAYYNGPDAEPLRPADKFSEDGWLKTGDVGTISPDGFLTLTDRAKDVIKSGGEWISSVELENALMAHPDVAEAAVVAVPDDKWGERPLATVVLKEGATADFTTLRAFLQEEGKIAKWQLPERWTVIEAVPKTSVGKFDKKVLRRQYAEGTLDVTRI from the coding sequence GTGCTGAGCACCATGCAGGACGTACCGCTGCTGATCTCGAGGATCCTGACCCACGGGTCGACGATCCACGGCACTTCGCAGGTGATCACCTGGACCGGCGAGGGCGCACAGCGCCGTTCCTACGCGGAGATCGGCGCCCGGGCCGCCCAGCTGGCGCACGCCCTGCGCGAGGACCTCGGGGTCACCGGCGACGAGCGGGTCGCCACCCTGATGTGGAACAACGCCGAGCACGTCGAGGCGTACTTCGCGATCCCCTCCATGGGCGCCGTGCTCCACACCCTCAACCTCCGTCTGCCGGCCGAGCAGCTCGCGTGGATCGTCAACCACGCCGCCGACCGCGTCGTCATCGTCAACGGCTCGCTGATCCCGCTGATCGCCCCGCTGCTGCCGCACCTCAGGACCGTCGAGCACGTCGTCGTCTCCGGCCCCGGTGACCGCGCCCCCCTGGCCGGCACCCACGTCCAGGTGCACGAGTACGAGGAGCTGCTCGCCGGGCAGCCCGTCGCCTACGACTGGCCGGAGCTGGACGAGCGGGCCGCCGCCGCCATGTGCTACACCTCCGGCACCACCGGTGACCCCAAGGGCGTGGTCTACAGCCACCGTTCGATCTACCTGCACTCGATGCAGGTGAACATGACCCAGTCGATGGGCCTGACCGACCAGGACACCTCCCTGGTCGTCGTCCCGCAGTTCCACGTGAACGCCTGGGGCCTGCCGCACGCCACGTTCATGAGCGGCGTCAACATGCTGATGCCGGACCGCTTCCTCCAGCCCGTCCCGCTCGCCGAGATGATCGAGGGCGAGAAGCCGACCCACGCCGCCGCCGTCCCCACCATCTGGCAGGGGCTGCTCGCCGAGCTCACCGCCCGCCCCCGGGACGTCTCCTCCCTCACCCAGGTCACCATCGGCGGCTCCGCCTGCCCGCCCTCGCTGATGGAGGCGTTCGACAAGCTGGGCATGCGGGTCTGCCACGCCTGGGGCATGACGGAGACCTCCCCGCTCGGCACGATCGCCCGTCCGCCGGCCCACGCCGTGGGCACCGACGAGGAGTTCGCCTACCGGCTGACCCAGGGCCGCTTCCCGGCCGGCGTCGAGGCCCGCCTCACCGGCCCCGGCGGCGAACGCCTCCCCTGGGACGGCGAGTCCGCGGGCGAGCTGGAGGTGCGCGGCCCGTGGATCGCGGGCGCCTACTACAACGGCCCCGACGCCGAACCGCTGCGCCCGGCCGACAAGTTCAGCGAGGACGGCTGGCTCAAGACCGGCGACGTCGGCACCATCAGCCCGGACGGTTTCCTCACCCTGACCGACCGCGCCAAGGACGTCATCAAGTCGGGCGGCGAGTGGATCTCCTCGGTGGAGCTGGAGAACGCGCTCATGGCGCACCCGGACGTCGCCGAGGCCGCCGTGGTCGCCGTCCCCGACGACAAGTGGGGCGAGCGCCCGCTCGCCACGGTCGTCCTCAAGGAGGGCGCCACCGCCGACTTCACCACCCTGCGCGCCTTCCTCCAGGAGGAGGGGAAGATCGCCAAGTGGCAGCTGCCGGAGCGCTGGACGGTGATCGAGGCGGTGCCGAAGACCAGCGTCGGCAAGTTCGACAAGAAGGTGCTGCGCCGGCAGTACGCCGAGGGCACGCTGGATGTCACGCGGATCTGA